Within the Pseudorasbora parva isolate DD20220531a chromosome 20, ASM2467924v1, whole genome shotgun sequence genome, the region GGAGAGTACGATAAGTGTCACTTCACACAAACGAGACCGGACCCCTGACTGAGGTGAGGTGTGTGCTTAAGTAGTGGCGGGCTGGGTGTGTGAACAAGGTGCAAGTATGAGTGATTATGAATTGCATGCAGGTGAGGGCCAGGGAGGATGTTGGGAAATATTGCAATGACATGGTGGATTTGTAACAGTTTGTTAATTTTAGTTGCatactttgtttttgttttttcaataaaagCTTACCTTATTTGAAAGTCAGAAGAGCTTGTTTTCAGAAAGGTATGGCCATTTGATTTTACTGGAAATGGTTTGCTCTAGAGAAAAGTGTTACTGTTTAATTACTGGgtatttaaaaagaaatcatAGTAAATTATGAAATCAGTTAATATCTTTTCAGTTCTTTTTTCTGTAGGCAGCACTAACTGCATTTAAGCAGCAAGAAGCTAACCATCTATTTGATAGAAAGGCACACTGCATCTGCTAGACTACAAGGAAGTGGAGGGGTCTGCAGTTAAAGGCCTGTTGTACTCCTTTAATTCCCCAAACTGCACAGCCCTATATTCCAAACCACTTCAATAACACCTGTGGCAGTGTCCTAAACACATTGACTCCAAACATGAAGAGTTTGGAAATTGTTTTAAAGAATGTAAATGGTTACAAATAATGGAAAAAATTTCTGAGATTAAATGTAACCCCTCTTTCTGTAGCTTAGATGGTATAGGATCTAGCAAACATGTTTTTGGTTTTGATgccttaaatgttttaatatctTGATGTCTGTTGTTTTGTGCCATTAAACTGGGGTTAACTTGTTTTTTGTCTCTTTTAGATCTGATGGCTCTGAAAGTGGAGAGTAAAGACCTAAATGAAATGGAAGAGAAAGATATGAATGGGCAACATCATGATTTCAtaactggaaaaaaatattttagttgctCACAGACTGAAAAGATTTCCTCAGAAATCACTCAAAAGCCTGGAAAGAGTTTAATTAAAAAGCGACACCCTAAATTCCAAATGAAATTTCACACTGGAGTGAAGCCTTTCATCTGCCAAGAGTGTGGAAAGCATTTCACACATAAAGTGAGTCTTAATGACCACTTGAGAATTCactctggagagaagccttacacctgccaacagtgtggaaagagtttcgcTCAAAAAAGAATCATTGCGcgacacatgagaattcacactggagagaagccttacacctgccagcAGTGTGGAAAAAGTTCCACTCAAAAAGGAAACTTTGAGcaacacatgagaattcacactggagagaagccttataCCTGCCaagagtgtggaaagagtttcactcaaaaAAGAACCTTTGCGCAACACATgagtattcacactggagagaagccttatacctgccaacagtgtggaaagagtttcgcTCGAAAAGGACACCTTGCGcgacacatgagagttcacactggagagaagccttacacctgcctacagtgtggaaagagtttcactcaaaaAGGGAGTCTTAAATCCCACATGAGatttcacactggagagaagccttcttctgaatgagtacatcatcttctgatcaaaacacacatgaGGAAGATGGAGTAAAACAAGCGATCATATCTAAGCAGATGCAGATGcaaaataacatgatcatcaacattaaacatcatataaatcaaaacagcCCATAATGTTACTGAACGAAATGTGGACTAGGGCTGTGCGATTAATCGAAATCATAATAAAATCGCAACTTGAGCATGTGCGATTTCTAAATCGCTTCATAACACCATTATTTTCCTGCTCCTGGCCCTAACCTCCCAGTATGCTATCCGCACCAATCAGAATGCAGCGTGCCTAAATTGAGTGCGAGAACGGAACAGACCGGGCGCTGGGAAACTTACCAATTTTGTAGACTTAAGTctgggttgtttttttgtttttgttgttttgataACCCACATTAATCAGTGATGCGCGGGTTGATCCAAAATGAGCGAGTGCCTGCGGTCATCACCCGCGGACgagtcatccaaaaatatttttaatgatattcagGTCGCAGTCGGTCGggtcgtttgaaataaagatgccaAATTAAACCTTTGTAATTTATATAGTAGCCTACAagacacaatttactatgaaatCCTTTGATAAGTAGGATCCTCTGCGTTCCAGCATAAGTGCAGCGAGTGACACACATTCAGCTCTGCAGGTCGAGTTATAGAGGCGAGAATTAAACCGGCTCAACCCAGGGACGGTCGATTCAATATTATTTCTACACAGTGCGAGGAAagctaaaaataagtaggctaatTTACCAACAGCACCTTATAGCCCTTTTAACCCCTTTTCTGACGCGGGACAAAATGCCCGATTGGCGATATCCCACGTTGCAATGGCATTGTaccattttaataggctacttttaaacGCATAGCTCAGTAATGTCAGATTTATGTGTTTTCTGAGAGAGGGGTGGGATTAGAGCCCTGCACGAGCCTCATATCTAGGCTTTAGCCCGCCATAAACTTATCTAGGGGAAATAGTTccgttttgtttttaatgtaaaattagttatatttcgtttcttcattaagttattttgaaaaatgtttagagcaattttttgtttgttaaattaaagttttaatttttttaaatgacggACAGCaaccgacagtgagttaaccgcatgtttaataaatttagcctctcaaatcaactcttgacttgtcttgcctatgataaaatccatagatataaaacacttcaagcatcacaatgttagttcaTTTAGCCTACTATTACCACCACAGTAAAAGGCTTTTTTGACGAGCGGAGGCAGGCTGATGCTCCTCGCAATTGCGCTTGCAAATGAAAcgagctaaacaaataaaaataaaaatctcctcatttaacggagttcacttCAACGAAAGAAAAAGTTtcatgatgcattttattcagcatagcagctcatttcaaattaaaaGACCACAATatgagagagcgacctaagACCTGCGTGAAGTTGGCCCCCACCCAACGCAAAACTTCGGCAAAATAGTCTCAATCGTTTGTGCTCCATTTGTGccataaaatgttttgtttgtgctgGTTTGGTTTTTAAGATATTAAAAGAACATTTATAGGTCATTCTGAGGTCACTCAGCCCCCCACAAGCTCCAAATTTGTGCCGGTAAAATTTCCGTTTGTGCTGCttccatttttaaaatattatacattGAATTATAGACGATGACGTCACCAGCCCACCAACCTGCTCCAAATTCACCTTAAAGCACAATTTCCCCTCGGTTTGAACATTTTTTAGGAGTCGAATTGCAAAAGACTTTGTCAAGGATAACCATCAcataatttgtttaataaacaattttttttactccaTTCACTGGTCTCTCCTGATTTAacgttttaattatttgcaaGGGGTTTCATCTGCTGCACTTCACTCCCACCACTAGGTGCAAGTGACACACTAGTAGTGGAAATTAGTTAGTAGAGGAAAAGTTGATATAAAAATCAATCTACAAAAGTCGTTGCTAAAACAAATCTGgcaaatgtaagtacaatgtttTACACTGTCAGTTAGAATATTATTTGTTAACTTAAAGATTAATGGTACAGCATTCAAAAGTTAAGATTGTCAAGGTTTATTGAACAGAAAACTCAATGATAATACAACTACGAAATGGTAAGTACAGCTGCCAGTTAGTTTTTTAATACATTGTGCAGCTAGGAGTCAACCTATCCTTATATTTCAACAAATACAGTAATACATACATTATGTAAACTGTACATGACATTTGAGTCAGGATTATGTCAGTAGGTAATTATGTTTATGCCCAAGAGACAAGCAGTCAACAGAGATTCCATTTTCACAGTCTTGTGCTCATCAAAAGAGGCCATAGTACAAAATGGCAACATAGCTTCTCCTAATCAAAGCATCTGGACAGAGCTTAGTAAGCAGCTAGAAAACAAGATAACTGCAAAGGCTCTATACACTTTTGTTAAACTAAACAGGCACAACATCTGGACTGCTTTAGGGTTTACTTGTGAACGTGATCATGAAACAAGTGGCAGTAGTGATAACACTGATTTCGAGCCAGGGTCCCTTTCCCCTAGACCAAAAGATGCCTGAACTTTTGATCTTGAAGTTCCATTTCAGAAATGGATTGAATTCACATAAAAAAGGGAATACACAATTTTGAAGCCGGGCATCTGGACGCATGTGATAAATCATCTCATTTGGCAAGAAGTGAAATGCCCCTGCACAGTTGTCTTTAAAAGAGCCAAGGTCTATCCATCAACCACAGATAAATATATAGAAATCAGAGGCAACTTTAGGGAGTGTCGTAGCCACATTCACATAAAATGTGACAGAGAGCCTGAAATCAACAGCCCAATGGTGTTCAAAACACTGATGACTCCCTGCACACTGGCTGTTCCAAACGTGCGATGTCTTGGTAACTTGCGTTTGCAAATATCCAAAGAACTGTGTGAGGGTAGAATGGAGCCGCATGTGTGGAGGGCATCAGAAGCAGCAAAGCTGATGGAGTTTGGAGATCCTGAACCGAGCCATCTGCCTAATTTGGCCTCCCTGCGCAAAGCAAAGCAAGCGAGAAATGACATAGAATTAGGTGAAAAATACTCCTTAGGGACTTAGGGACCCAATTTTGTCACTAGAGATGTTACTACTACAAGTCATTATCAAAGACATCTACTAACCCCAATGTGAGTTTTGATGCAACTGGCTCAGTTATGAGGAAACTACAGAGACCAAGTAGTAAATCTGgccatatatttttatatcagggCGTTCTGGCGGGAGATGAGAACTCAAGTGTCCCAGTGGTGCAAATGTTGTCAGAGAGACATGATGTTAATGCCATAACACATTGGCTGAGAGAATGGATACGCGCAGGTGCACCAACACCGAAGGAGGTTGTCAGTGACTTTTCTCTGGCTTTGCTCGGAGCTCTGGTCAAGGCTTTTACTCCTCATCCTGATCTGAAGACCTACGTCAATGAGTGTTGTGGTGTCTTACTCTGCAAACAGTCAGCAAAAGTGCCATCTTGTTTTGTTCGGGTTGATGTTGCTCACTGCATCAAGATGATCTGCCAGTGGGACTGCCTGAAGAAGAAACCACATCACGTCAAAGATTTTTTTGTGAGGTCAATGGCACAGCTTCTCATGTCACAATCTATGGATGATGCAAGAGAGCTACTACGCAGCATTACTGTTGTGGCTCTCAGCGAAGCAGAGGGCAATGACAGCTCTGGAGCACCCCTCATATCAGAGAGCTGCAAGAAACACCTGAAAGCCAGAATTGCTGAAGAGTGTGTCATCATTCCAGGTGTGGAGGGTGAGGACCTGGAAGAAGTGGATCCATGTGACCAAACACAGACAGACCTACGGCAGTGGGTGACAGACATATGTGAGGAGAGCAGGTCACTTGCCGTGTCTGATGGTGATCATGACAATATGCACTTTCTCCCAGAGATTATTCCCAATATAATCTGGCTTGCAAGTTACTTACCACTCTGGGCAGGAGTAATGATCCCTCACTACCGAAGCACCAATATCACAGCAAGTTCCGCCAATGTTGAAGCAGAGTTCAAAAACATCAAACACGGCCTTttcaagcatgaaaacctgCCTATTCGGGTGGATCAATTCATTGCTCGACATCTGTCCTTCATTGAAGGCAACATGCAAATTTGTTCTGCTAAACAGAAAGCTGGGGAAAAAGGTGAAGAGGATACAGCCGTTTCAACAGTGATCACGACAGACACCAATCCACTACCCACCACAACCTGTAGTGATGGAAAGACAGAAATGGGCAAACTGAAAGTAGATCGGTTGAAAAATGGAAAAATCAACAGCCTGTTAAACTCAGGAAATCAAGAGTCTCTGTGCTGAACACATGTGCATTCGATGCTTTTTGTCAGTGCTTATGTTGTGCTTTCTGCGACAGTGTCACTTTTGAAAATATTGTTTGCGGTGAGGATTCCAACAACCTCCTCCAGCTTGTGAAATCCATCACCACAAAGGGTCTGAATGCACAGGCCTACATACAGAGGGCAGAGCTGGTGAGTGGAATATTCAAAGCTGTCCGATTGAAATCTGGTGCTCTTCAAATCGACGCACAGTGCCCCATCTCCACTATCGTTGAAAAGTCAATGACAAAACATGCGTGTGTTTCCTTCACAAAAGAGTTCTCCTCACAATATTGTGGTCTCAGCAAACAAGTCACAAGGGAAACTCCATTAGTTTGTACTTCTGTTGCTGTACTACAGGCTTCTGGCATGGCTCATCTTCAGACCCCGGTAGAAGAAGGCCTTAACCTTCCGGATTCCCCCTGCCTCAGGCCAATCCAAAGTCCATCACAGTGTCCCTCTGCATTTCCACAGGGAAAGAGCTCTGTGCTGGAAAAGTTTCTCACAGTTACAGTCTGGGAGAACTTATGTGGGTTGACACTGACCTGGGAAGCAACTCCACAGAATTTGCTTTGCGTGAATTTCCCTCTAATTTGATGCTCCAAGGAGAGAGATTTACTTTAAGGGCAGTCATTGCTTTCAGAGGAGGCTTAACCCAGGATGCTCTTGGACATTATGTGGCCTACTGCAGGAGGTCTCCATGTGTCTGGGAGATGTATGACGAACTGAGAAGTGGAGTGGCAGGAGCTTTTTAAAAGTTGAAAAATGCACAGTAAGTGAATGCTACTGTTTAATGTAATTTGGTTTGCCGTTTGAATCAGGTTAACTTATgtattgttaaaaaaagaaagccacaaaaacaaaacttttacCTGCACAAACGCAGCACAAACTAATGAGACTATTTGAGGTGAATTTGGAGCAGGT harbors:
- the LOC137049363 gene encoding gastrula zinc finger protein XlCGF8.2DB-like; this translates as MAFIKEESEDVKIEETLRVKHEETEDQTKMAFIKEESEDVKTEETLRVKHEETQEQTDLMALKVESKDLNEMEEKDMNGQHHDFITGKKYFSCSQTEKISSEITQKPGKSLIKKRHPKFQMKFHTGVKPFICQECGKHFTHKVSLNDHLRIHSGEKPYTCQQCGKSFAQKRIIARHMRIHTGEKPYTCQQCGKSSTQKGNFEQHMRIHTGEKPYTCQECGKSFTQKRTFAQHMSIHTGEKPYTCQQCGKSFARKGHLARHMRVHTGEKPYTCLQCGKSFTQKGSLKSHMRFHTGEKPSSE